The Arthrobacter burdickii genomic interval TCTTGATCTCGCTGACGAAACGGAGCAGGCGACGCCGGTCGTAGGACTCCGGGAAGCCCTTGCGCTGCATGAGTCCGCGCCGCTCGAGCTCGGCGTTGGGGTACAGGAAGCCGTCGGTGGTGATGAGTTCCACATCCGGGGTGTCGGGCCAGCGCCGCAGCAGTTCGCGGAGCACCCTCGCCGTCGTCGACTTGCCTACCGCCACGGATCCGGCGACGCCGATCACGAAGGGCGTCCTGGTGGTCGTCTCCCCGAGGAACGTGTTGGTGGCCGCGTGGAGTTGCCCGGCCGCGGCGGTGTAGAGGTTCAGCAGGCGGGAGAGGGGAAGGTACACCTCGCGCACCTCGTCGAGGTTCAGCGTGTCCCCGAGGCCCTGCAGGCGCTGCACGTCCTCGACGTTGAGCGGGCTCTCGATCTCGTTGGACAGGCGCGACCACATCTGGCGGTCCAGCTCGACGAAGGGTGTGATGGATTCGGCACTGGTGGCCTGCTGCGTACCCGTGCTTCTCTCACTCACCCGTCGATTCTGCCCGGTGCCCTGCGCATTAACAAACACAGCCACCGGTAGGCTTGATGCCATGTGTGGAATTGTGGGATACGTAGGCCGGGACCACGGCCAGGGATCATCGGTGCTGGACTCTGTCGCCCCGGCGTTCGGCCAGGAGCCGGCCGATGGGCAGCACGGAGCGCTCGACGTCGTCATGGAGGGCCTCCGGCGCCTCGAGTACCGCGGGTACGACTCCGCGGGCGTGGCGGTCATCACCGCCGACGGCATCGAGTCCCGTAAGAAGGCGGGCAAGCTGACAAACCTCGTGGAGGAGCTGGCCGCCGACCCGCTGCCCCGCTCGCTGACCGGTATCGGGCACACGCGGTGGGCGACGCACGGTGGACCCACCGACCAGAACGCGCACCCCCACCTGGCCGACGGAGGGAAGCTCGCACTGATCCACAACGGGATCATCGAGAACTACGCCGAGCTCAAGGCCGAACTCACGGGGGAGGGCCTGACCTTTGTCTCGGACACGGACACCGAGGTCGCCGCCGGGCTCGTGGGTTACCTCTACCGCGGACTCGTCGAGAGCGGCGCCCAGGGCGACCTCCTGACCCTGGCCCTGCAGCAGGCCTGCCAGCGCCTCCACGGTGCCTTCACCCTGCTGGCCATCCACCAGGACCAGCCGGGCACCGTCGTCGCCGGGCGCCGCAACTCCCCGCTCGTCGTCGGACTCGGCGACGGCGAGAACTTCCTCGGCTCCGACGTCTCGGGCTTCATCGACTTCACGCGCCGCGCCGTCGAGCTCGGCCAGGACCAGATCGTCACCATCACGCCCGACGACGTCACCATCACCGACTTCTTCGGCGCACCCGCCGAGGGCACGGAGTTCCACGTCAGCTGGGACGCAGCCGCTGCCGAGAAGGGCGGCTTCGAGTCCTTCATGGAGAAGGAGATCCACGACCAGCCGGACGCCGTCGGCCAGACGCTCCTCGGACGGTCCGACGTCTCGGGCAGGCTCGTGCTCGACGAACTGCGCATCGACGAGTCGATCCTGCGCTCCGTCGACAAGATCGTGGTGCTCGCCTGCGGTACCTCCGCGTACGCCGGCCAGGTGGCGAAATACGCCATCGAGCACTGGTGCCGCATCCCCACCGAGGTGGAGCTCTCGCACGAGTTCCGCTACCGCGACCCGATCGTGAACGAGAAGACCCTGGTGGTCGCCATCTCGCAGTCCGGCGAGACCATGGACACGCTCATGGCCGTCCGGTACGCCCGCGAGCAGGGCGCCAAGGTCGTGGCCATCTGCAACACCAACGGCTCCACGATCCCCCGCGAATCGGACGCCGTGCTCTACACGCACGCCGGCCCAGAGATCGCCGTCGCCTCGACCAAGGCGTTCCTCGCGCAGATCACCGCGGCCTACCTGCTGGGCCTGTACCTCGCCCAGCTGCGCGGCAACAAGTTCCGTGACGAGATCGCGGACGTGCTCGCGGACCTCTCGGAGATCCCCGTCAAGATCCAGGCCATCCTCGACGACGCCGATAAGATCAAGCAGCTCGGCGCGGACATGGCGAACGCGAAATCGGTGCTCTTCCTCGGCCGGCACGTCGGCTTCCCCGTGGCCATGGAGGGCGCCCTCAAGCTCAAGGAGCTCGCCTACATCCATGCCGAGGGCTTCGCCGCCGGTGAGCTCAAGCACGGTCCGATCGCGCTCATCGAGGAGGGCCAGCCCGTCGTGGTGGTCATGCCGTCCCCGCGCGCTCGGGACTCCCTGCATGCCAAGGTGGTCTCGAACGTCCAGGAGATCCGCGCACGCGGCGCCGTCACGATCGTCATCGCGGAGCAGGGCGACACCTCGGTCGAGGCCTACTCCGAGCATGTCTTCTACGTGCCGGCGTCCCCGACGCTCCTCGCACCGCTGCTCACCACGGTCCCGCTGCAGATCTTCGCGCTCGCCCTGGCCAGCGCCAAGGGCTACGACGTCGACCAGCCGCGCAACCTGGCGAAGTCGGTCACGGTTGAGTAGTCCGGTCCCGGTGCCGCCGCGGTTCTCCGCGGCGGCACTCCGTCGGTGCGCCGCATGATCGTCGGTATCGGCGTCGACGTCGTGGACATCGAACGCTTCCGCCAGCA includes:
- the coaA gene encoding type I pantothenate kinase, whose translation is MSERSTGTQQATSAESITPFVELDRQMWSRLSNEIESPLNVEDVQRLQGLGDTLNLDEVREVYLPLSRLLNLYTAAAGQLHAATNTFLGETTTRTPFVIGVAGSVAVGKSTTARVLRELLRRWPDTPDVELITTDGFLYPNAELERRGLMQRKGFPESYDRRRLLRFVSEIKSGAAEVRAPWYSHLTYDIVPGREVVVRRPDVLIVEGLNVLAPARPRPDGITGLALSDFFDFSIYVDAKTSHIEQWYIDRFQSLRSSAFADPESYFHRYANLTDEEARQTAQGIWERINEPNLVANVLPTRGRAQLVLTKDADHSVRRMLLRKT
- the glmS gene encoding glutamine--fructose-6-phosphate transaminase (isomerizing) — its product is MCGIVGYVGRDHGQGSSVLDSVAPAFGQEPADGQHGALDVVMEGLRRLEYRGYDSAGVAVITADGIESRKKAGKLTNLVEELAADPLPRSLTGIGHTRWATHGGPTDQNAHPHLADGGKLALIHNGIIENYAELKAELTGEGLTFVSDTDTEVAAGLVGYLYRGLVESGAQGDLLTLALQQACQRLHGAFTLLAIHQDQPGTVVAGRRNSPLVVGLGDGENFLGSDVSGFIDFTRRAVELGQDQIVTITPDDVTITDFFGAPAEGTEFHVSWDAAAAEKGGFESFMEKEIHDQPDAVGQTLLGRSDVSGRLVLDELRIDESILRSVDKIVVLACGTSAYAGQVAKYAIEHWCRIPTEVELSHEFRYRDPIVNEKTLVVAISQSGETMDTLMAVRYAREQGAKVVAICNTNGSTIPRESDAVLYTHAGPEIAVASTKAFLAQITAAYLLGLYLAQLRGNKFRDEIADVLADLSEIPVKIQAILDDADKIKQLGADMANAKSVLFLGRHVGFPVAMEGALKLKELAYIHAEGFAAGELKHGPIALIEEGQPVVVVMPSPRARDSLHAKVVSNVQEIRARGAVTIVIAEQGDTSVEAYSEHVFYVPASPTLLAPLLTTVPLQIFALALASAKGYDVDQPRNLAKSVTVE